A window of Bos taurus isolate L1 Dominette 01449 registration number 42190680 breed Hereford chromosome 19, ARS-UCD2.0, whole genome shotgun sequence contains these coding sequences:
- the RAMP2 gene encoding receptor activity-modifying protein 2 isoform X1, with product MASLRAEHAVGGSWLPATRSGRPAALRLLLLLGAVLKPQESLAQLLPTPDSSKSEASLPTGKTVLETYGTNVLQCWHDYKVQMDSIKKDWCDWALISRPYSFLRDCLEKGAEEFGLGFPNPWAEEIIFETHNIHFANCSLVQPTFSDPPEDVLLAMIIAPICLIPFLVTLVVWRSKDSEAQT from the exons ATGGCCTCGCTCCGGGCGGAGCACGCTGTCGGCGGCTCGTGGCTCCCCGCCACCCGCTCCGGGCGACCGGCTGCGctccgcctcctcctcctgctgggCG CTGTCCTGAAGCCCCAGGAATCCCTGGCTCAGCTTCTTCCCACCCCAGACAGCTCCAAGTCAGAAG CATCTCTACCCACAGGGAAAACGGTGTTGGAGACCTATGGGACAAATGTCCTACAATGTTGGCACGATTATAAGGTTCAAATGGATTCTATCAAGAAGGACTGGTGTGATTGGGCCCTGATTAGCAG GCCTTATAGCTTCCTTCGAGACTGCTTGGAAAAGGGTGCAGAAGAGTTTGGCCTGGGCTTCCCCAATCCCTGGGCGGAAGAGATCATCTTTGAGACTCACAACATCCACTTTGCCAACTGCTCCTTGGTGCAACCCACCTTCTCAGACCCCCCAGAGGATGTGCTCCTGGCCATGATCATAGCCCCTATCTGCCTCATCCCCTTCCTCGTCACCCTCGTGGTGTGGAGGAGTAAAGACAGTGAAGCGCAGACCTAG
- the RAMP2 gene encoding receptor activity-modifying protein 2: MASLRAEHAVGGSWLPATRSGRPAALRLLLLLGAVLKPQESLAQLLPTPDSSKSEGKTVLETYGTNVLQCWHDYKVQMDSIKKDWCDWALISRPYSFLRDCLEKGAEEFGLGFPNPWAEEIIFETHNIHFANCSLVQPTFSDPPEDVLLAMIIAPICLIPFLVTLVVWRSKDSEAQT, translated from the exons ATGGCCTCGCTCCGGGCGGAGCACGCTGTCGGCGGCTCGTGGCTCCCCGCCACCCGCTCCGGGCGACCGGCTGCGctccgcctcctcctcctgctgggCG CTGTCCTGAAGCCCCAGGAATCCCTGGCTCAGCTTCTTCCCACCCCAGACAGCTCCAAGTCAGAAG GGAAAACGGTGTTGGAGACCTATGGGACAAATGTCCTACAATGTTGGCACGATTATAAGGTTCAAATGGATTCTATCAAGAAGGACTGGTGTGATTGGGCCCTGATTAGCAG GCCTTATAGCTTCCTTCGAGACTGCTTGGAAAAGGGTGCAGAAGAGTTTGGCCTGGGCTTCCCCAATCCCTGGGCGGAAGAGATCATCTTTGAGACTCACAACATCCACTTTGCCAACTGCTCCTTGGTGCAACCCACCTTCTCAGACCCCCCAGAGGATGTGCTCCTGGCCATGATCATAGCCCCTATCTGCCTCATCCCCTTCCTCGTCACCCTCGTGGTGTGGAGGAGTAAAGACAGTGAAGCGCAGACCTAG
- the VPS25 gene encoding vacuolar protein-sorting-associated protein 25: MAMSFEWPWQYRFPPFFTLQPNVDTRQKQLAAWCSLVLTFCRLHKQSSMTVMEAQESPLFNNVKLQRKLPVESIQVVLEELRKKGNLEWLDKNKSSFLIMWRRPEEWGKLIYQWVSKSGQNNSVFTLYELTNGEDTEDEEFHGLDEATLLRALQALQQEHKAEIITVSDGRGVKFF; the protein is encoded by the exons ATGGCGATGAGTTTCGAGTGGCCGTGGCAGTATCGCTTCCCACCTTTCTTTAC GTTGCAGCCGAACGTGGACACTCGGCAGAAGCAGCTGGCCGCCTGGTGCTCGCTGGTCCTGACCTTCTGTCGCCTGCACAAACAGTCCAGCATGACGGTGATGGAAGCCCAGGAGAGCCCGCTCTTCAACAACGTGAAGCTCCAGC GGAAGCTGCCCGTGGAATCAATCCAGGTTGTGTTAGAGGAACTGAGGAAGAAAG GGAATCTCGAGTGGTTGGATAAGAACAAGTCTAGCTTCCTGATCATGTGGCGGAGGCCAGAAGAATGGGGGAAGCTCATCTATCAGTGG GTTTCCAAGAGTGGCCAGAACAACTCCGTGTTCACCCTGTATGAACTGACCAATGGGGAAGACACAGAGGATGAGG AGTTCCACGGGCTGGATGAGGCAACCCTACTGCGGGCTCTGCAAGCCCTCCAGCAAGAGCACAAGGCTGAGATCATCACCGTCAGCGATGGCCGAGGTGTCAAGTTCTTCTAG